The following are encoded together in the Flavobacterium sp. TR2 genome:
- the dut gene encoding dUTP diphosphatase has translation MKIQIINKSQHDLPNYETIASAGMDLRANIIEPITLKPLERTIVKTGLFIELPIGYEAQVRPRSGLAAKKGVTVLNSPGTVDADYRGEIGVILVNLSNDDFVIENGERIAQLIIAKHERAEWIEVETLSETSRGEGGFGSTGVK, from the coding sequence ATGAAAATTCAGATTATCAATAAATCACAGCACGATTTGCCAAATTACGAAACAATTGCTTCTGCAGGAATGGATTTGCGTGCCAATATTATAGAGCCAATTACGTTAAAACCTTTAGAAAGAACTATTGTGAAAACAGGACTTTTTATTGAATTGCCAATTGGTTATGAAGCGCAAGTAAGACCAAGAAGCGGATTGGCGGCAAAAAAAGGAGTAACTGTTTTAAATTCGCCAGGAACTGTTGATGCAGATTACAGAGGAGAAATCGGAGTAATTTTAGTAAATTTATCTAATGACGATTTTGTGATCGAAAATGGAGAACGAATTGCGCAGCTGATTATTGCAAAGCATGAAAGAGCCGAATGGATTGAAGTTGAAACACTTTCTGAAACATCTAGAGGTGAAGGAGGCTTTGGAAGCACTGGAGTAAAATAA
- a CDS encoding GNAT family N-acetyltransferase, which produces MALQIKELTTIEEMAAQIHTIRFLYPNISLEKYEAFLSEMLPHNYIQIAVFEDEACLGLTGCWSATKLWTGKYLEIDNFVVNPEYRSKGIGKMLTDYIEKKAIELNCSSIVLDAFTGNFGAHRFYYNQGYAPRGFHFVKILDEKKLTI; this is translated from the coding sequence ATGGCCTTACAAATAAAAGAGCTTACCACCATTGAAGAAATGGCAGCTCAAATCCATACGATTCGATTTTTATATCCAAATATATCTCTTGAAAAATATGAAGCGTTTCTTTCTGAAATGCTTCCGCATAATTACATTCAAATTGCAGTGTTTGAAGATGAGGCTTGTCTTGGTTTAACGGGCTGCTGGTCGGCTACAAAACTTTGGACAGGTAAATATCTTGAGATTGACAATTTTGTAGTTAATCCAGAATATCGATCTAAGGGAATTGGAAAAATGCTTACCGATTATATCGAGAAAAAAGCAATCGAATTAAATTGCAGCAGTATTGTTTTGGACGCTTTTACGGGTAATTTTGGAGCTCATAGATTTTATTATAATCAGGGTTATGCTCCAAGAGGATTTCATTTTGTGAAAATTTTAGACGAAAAGAAATTAACGATTTAA
- a CDS encoding tetratricopeptide repeat protein: MIKRGVFTVLFFALFSTSFSVFAQTEPEDIAMATDEYQDSFYESLKQKGIENYDKAIVSLEKCIKLKPNDAVAYFELGKNYFALKEYQNAQTAFEKATQLDSKNKWFWLGIYDVSYETKNYPLAIEIIQKIIVFDEEYKDDLISLYMITNQYDKALTAINEMNDKFGKSSDREIYKAQILSQGKYQNAEIDNLLEQIKKDPKEESNYLNLILLYSKNNENEKSLEIAKQLAKEIPNSEWGQVSLFKTYLDANQADKAIKSMNVILASSKIDSKIKHRTLNEFLIYVNKNPQYSSDLEKAISYFDNDKNVDVAKEIGKFYHSKGQFENAIKYYEKDLSANSDTDLETNMLLLDAYAQAKQYEPMTKRAMMLIEVYPSQAQFYYYAGLGSNQQKQFKNAKTVLEMGLDYVVDDVKLESNFNIQLGEAYNGLGDAKKKEEYFLKANELLKKKK, from the coding sequence ATGATAAAAAGAGGAGTTTTTACAGTATTGTTTTTTGCTTTATTTAGCACATCGTTTTCGGTTTTTGCTCAGACAGAACCCGAAGATATTGCTATGGCAACAGACGAATATCAAGACTCGTTTTATGAATCATTAAAACAAAAAGGAATTGAAAATTATGATAAAGCCATTGTATCATTGGAGAAATGTATTAAACTTAAACCCAATGATGCAGTTGCTTATTTCGAATTAGGGAAAAACTATTTTGCGCTTAAAGAATATCAAAATGCGCAGACTGCTTTTGAAAAAGCCACACAGCTTGATTCTAAAAACAAATGGTTTTGGCTCGGAATTTACGATGTAAGTTACGAGACAAAAAATTATCCGCTGGCAATTGAAATTATTCAAAAAATAATTGTTTTTGACGAAGAATACAAAGACGATCTGATCTCGTTATACATGATTACCAATCAGTATGACAAGGCATTGACCGCGATTAACGAAATGAATGATAAATTTGGGAAATCGTCTGATCGTGAAATTTATAAAGCGCAGATTTTGTCGCAGGGAAAATATCAGAATGCAGAAATTGATAATCTTTTAGAGCAGATTAAAAAAGATCCGAAAGAAGAATCTAATTATTTGAATCTTATTTTGCTGTATTCAAAAAACAACGAAAATGAGAAATCGCTTGAAATAGCAAAACAGCTGGCAAAAGAAATTCCAAATTCAGAATGGGGGCAGGTGAGTTTGTTCAAAACTTACTTAGATGCCAATCAGGCAGATAAAGCTATAAAATCGATGAATGTAATTTTGGCAAGTTCAAAAATCGATTCAAAAATCAAACATAGAACTTTGAATGAATTTTTGATTTATGTAAACAAAAATCCACAGTATTCTTCCGATTTAGAAAAAGCTATTTCTTATTTTGATAATGATAAGAATGTAGATGTTGCCAAAGAAATTGGAAAATTTTATCATAGCAAAGGACAGTTTGAAAATGCGATTAAGTATTATGAAAAAGATTTAAGCGCCAATTCAGATACTGATCTCGAAACCAATATGTTATTGCTGGATGCCTATGCGCAGGCAAAACAATATGAGCCAATGACCAAAAGAGCCATGATGCTGATTGAAGTTTATCCGAGTCAGGCACAGTTTTATTACTATGCTGGTTTAGGAAGCAATCAGCAGAAACAATTTAAAAATGCAAAAACCGTCTTAGAAATGGGGCTAGATTATGTGGTGGATGACGTAAAATTAGAATCAAATTTTAATATTCAGTTAGGAGAGGCATATAATGGATTGGGAGATGCAAAGAAAAAAGAGGAATACTTTTTGAAGGCAAATGAATTATTAAAAAAGAAAAAATAA
- the rbfA gene encoding 30S ribosome-binding factor RbfA — protein METNRQKKIGGVIQKDLVDILQGEVRKNGITNLVISVSKVSVTTDLSIATVYLSIFPQEKAKETLEAIKTNSNLIKHDLAQRVRLQLRRVPNLVFFIDDSLDYIEKIDNALAGKENPIENRDLLEKRRKS, from the coding sequence ATGGAAACAAATAGACAGAAAAAAATAGGCGGTGTTATTCAGAAAGATCTGGTTGACATTTTGCAAGGTGAAGTGAGAAAAAATGGAATTACAAACTTGGTCATTTCAGTATCCAAAGTAAGTGTAACTACAGATTTATCTATAGCGACAGTATATTTAAGCATTTTTCCACAAGAAAAAGCCAAAGAAACTTTAGAAGCAATAAAAACAAATTCAAATTTAATCAAGCATGACTTGGCGCAGCGCGTACGTCTGCAATTACGTCGTGTTCCGAATTTGGTATTTTTTATAGATGATTCTCTAGATTATATAGAGAAAATTGACAATGCGCTTGCAGGAAAAGAAAATCCAATAGAAAACCGTGATCTTTTAGAAAAAAGAAGAAAGTCTTAA
- a CDS encoding lipopolysaccharide biosynthesis protein, which yields MGLYKNLFKQTAIYGLATVLPRMLSFLLVRLYTGILPTAEYGEVSIVLSWMVFFNVVLSYGMETAFFRFYSAEEDKKNVIATSTISIFWTSILFLFAGLIFRNTLANLAEVDVQYITYTIWILVLDALVLIPFSKLRANQRPMVYAAIKIGNVVINLLLNIFFLMYLPKLAEANPNSIWDNLYVQNFQIAYIFIANLLASLATFIVLSPNYLSLGRKFDPVLWKKMMKYGLPILVAGLAFAVNEHFDKILLGYLLPENLAKSEVGAYSACYKLGLFMVLFATAFRLGIEPFFFSHAKNENAPQTYAVITKYFVILGSLILLGVIVFADVLKYLLLDNKSYWEAMKVVPLIILANFFLGIYNNLSVWYKLTDKTKIGAYISIVGAIVTLILNYVLIPKYSYYGSAIATISAYGSMMLISYVLGNKYYPIPYDMNKIGAYLGVSILFSIISFYGFREKYYVGIPLLLIFMYMVYHFEKDIIKGIMKRK from the coding sequence TTGGGATTATATAAAAATCTATTCAAGCAAACGGCAATTTACGGTCTGGCTACAGTTTTACCGAGAATGCTGAGTTTTTTATTAGTGAGATTATATACTGGAATTTTGCCTACAGCAGAGTATGGTGAAGTTTCGATCGTATTGTCTTGGATGGTTTTCTTTAATGTGGTTCTTTCGTACGGAATGGAAACTGCTTTTTTTAGATTTTACAGTGCAGAAGAAGATAAGAAAAATGTAATTGCAACATCTACCATTTCAATATTTTGGACCTCAATACTATTTCTTTTCGCCGGATTGATTTTTAGAAATACTTTAGCAAACTTAGCCGAAGTTGATGTTCAGTACATAACTTACACTATTTGGATTTTAGTTTTAGATGCACTGGTTTTAATTCCATTCTCAAAACTTAGAGCCAACCAGAGACCCATGGTTTATGCCGCAATTAAAATAGGCAATGTGGTGATAAACTTATTGCTGAATATATTTTTCCTAATGTACCTTCCAAAATTGGCAGAGGCAAATCCGAATTCTATTTGGGATAATCTATACGTTCAGAATTTCCAGATAGCTTATATTTTCATTGCAAACCTGCTGGCAAGTTTAGCAACATTTATCGTGCTTTCTCCAAATTATCTTTCGCTTGGACGAAAATTTGATCCGGTGCTTTGGAAAAAAATGATGAAATACGGGCTTCCGATTTTGGTTGCAGGATTGGCTTTTGCTGTAAATGAACATTTTGATAAAATTTTATTAGGTTACTTACTTCCCGAAAATTTGGCTAAATCTGAAGTGGGAGCGTATTCGGCGTGTTACAAACTGGGATTGTTTATGGTTCTTTTTGCGACAGCTTTTAGATTAGGAATTGAGCCTTTCTTTTTTAGTCATGCTAAAAATGAAAATGCGCCTCAGACTTATGCAGTAATCACCAAATATTTTGTGATTTTAGGATCACTAATTTTATTAGGAGTTATCGTTTTTGCAGATGTTTTAAAATACTTATTATTAGATAACAAATCGTATTGGGAAGCAATGAAAGTTGTGCCTCTCATTATTTTGGCAAACTTCTTTTTGGGTATTTACAACAATTTATCGGTTTGGTACAAGTTAACTGATAAAACAAAAATTGGCGCTTACATTTCTATCGTAGGAGCAATTGTTACCTTGATTTTGAATTATGTTTTAATTCCGAAGTATAGCTATTACGGATCTGCAATTGCAACTATTTCGGCTTACGGAAGTATGATGCTTATTTCTTATGTTTTAGGAAATAAATATTACCCGATTCCTTATGACATGAACAAGATTGGTGCTTATTTAGGCGTTTCAATATTATTTTCGATTATTTCTTTTTACGGATTTAGAGAAAAATATTATGTTGGAATTCCGCTTCTTTTAATCTTTATGTACATGGTTTACCATTTTGAAAAAGATATTATTAAAGGAATAATGAAAAGAAAATAA
- a CDS encoding DUF4292 domain-containing protein: MKKYISILVLSIAVISCKSKAVAVQGNSNQTIAPKEDKKVIEKHYDNKLDFSTLYIKASAKYADEKQSQNVTAEIRIEKDKQILISVRFLGITMAKALITPSAVSYYEKINGTYYEGDFTSLSKWLGTDLDYTKVQNLLVGEAFDDLRKGKYTQTIVDNLFRLDEEKDANLKKTFFLDGEKYLIQKEEISQPSENRTLQIAYSDTKNFDQGTLPTTIEINAVQPKGKTSINLNYNNISFNEELSFPYSVPSGYKKVTIK; encoded by the coding sequence ATGAAAAAATATATATCAATACTAGTATTGTCTATTGCTGTAATTTCATGTAAATCCAAAGCAGTAGCAGTACAAGGAAATTCAAATCAGACAATTGCTCCAAAGGAAGATAAAAAAGTAATCGAAAAACATTACGATAACAAGTTAGATTTTTCTACTTTATACATAAAAGCAAGTGCAAAATATGCTGATGAAAAACAAAGCCAAAATGTAACAGCTGAAATTAGAATCGAAAAAGATAAACAGATTTTAATTAGTGTGCGTTTCTTAGGAATTACAATGGCTAAAGCTTTAATAACACCTTCTGCAGTAAGTTATTATGAGAAAATAAATGGTACTTATTATGAAGGGGATTTTACAAGTTTAAGCAAATGGCTAGGAACAGATTTGGACTACACTAAAGTTCAAAATTTATTGGTTGGAGAAGCTTTTGATGATTTAAGAAAAGGAAAATATACCCAGACAATTGTCGATAATCTATTTAGATTAGATGAAGAAAAAGACGCCAATTTAAAAAAGACTTTTTTCTTAGATGGAGAAAAATATTTAATTCAGAAAGAAGAGATTTCGCAGCCGTCTGAAAACAGAACATTGCAGATCGCCTATTCTGACACTAAAAATTTTGATCAAGGAACACTGCCGACAACTATAGAAATAAATGCAGTGCAGCCAAAAGGTAAAACAAGTATTAATTTAAATTATAACAATATTTCATTTAATGAAGAACTTTCTTTTCCGTATAGTGTTCCAAGCGGTTATAAAAAAGTTACAATTAAGTAA
- the atpG gene encoding ATP synthase F1 subunit gamma: MANLKEIRNRITSVSSTMQITSAMKMVSAAKLKKAQDAITAMRPYAEKLTELLQDLSATLEGEVGGDYTTQREVKKVLLVAVTSNRGLCGAFNSNIIKEIKNRTDFYAGKQVDVFAIGKKGSDALSKTHKVHGHHNAIFDHLTFENVAGIADDLTQKFLSGEYDRIELVYNQFKNAATQIVQVEQFLPLAPINTDVTAASGDYIFEPGKEEIVLALIPKSLKTQLYKGIRDSFASEHGARMTAMHKATDNATALRNQLKLTYNKARQAAITSEILEIVGGAEALNG; this comes from the coding sequence ATGGCAAATTTAAAGGAAATCCGTAATAGAATTACTTCCGTTTCATCGACGATGCAGATTACATCGGCAATGAAAATGGTTTCTGCTGCAAAGCTGAAGAAAGCACAAGATGCAATCACTGCAATGCGTCCTTATGCCGAGAAATTAACGGAGTTATTGCAAGATCTTTCTGCTACACTTGAAGGTGAAGTAGGAGGAGATTACACTACACAGCGTGAAGTAAAAAAAGTATTGTTGGTAGCTGTAACTTCAAACAGAGGTTTATGTGGTGCTTTCAATTCTAATATTATTAAAGAGATTAAAAATCGTACCGATTTCTATGCTGGAAAGCAAGTTGACGTTTTTGCCATTGGTAAAAAAGGAAGTGACGCTTTAAGCAAAACTCATAAAGTGCACGGTCATCATAATGCAATTTTCGATCATTTAACTTTTGAAAATGTTGCTGGAATTGCTGATGATTTAACACAAAAGTTTTTATCTGGAGAATACGATAGAATTGAGTTGGTTTACAATCAGTTTAAAAATGCTGCGACTCAAATTGTTCAAGTTGAGCAATTCTTACCGTTAGCTCCTATAAATACTGATGTTACAGCAGCTTCTGGAGATTATATTTTTGAACCAGGAAAAGAAGAAATTGTATTGGCTTTAATTCCTAAGTCTTTAAAAACACAATTGTATAAAGGAATTCGTGATTCATTTGCTTCTGAGCATGGAGCGCGTATGACTGCAATGCATAAAGCGACAGATAACGCTACAGCTTTAAGAAACCAATTGAAATTAACTTATAACAAAGCTCGTCAAGCTGCGATTACAAGTGAAATTTTGGAGATTGTTGGTGGAGCAGAAGCTTTAAACGGATAA
- a CDS encoding CBS domain-containing protein translates to MKKREPISHIMTKTVVTANEKDDLKTVVEKLKSNTIRHIPIVKGKEVVGIISRTDINRLTFGALFEGQDNADEAILEMLSISQVMTSKPKTVSPDMIIRDLAEIFVKEDFHALPVVDNGELKGIVTTTDVVKYFLEQYD, encoded by the coding sequence ATGAAAAAAAGAGAACCAATTAGTCACATTATGACCAAAACGGTAGTGACTGCAAACGAAAAAGATGATCTTAAAACAGTGGTCGAAAAATTAAAATCAAATACAATTCGCCACATTCCAATTGTAAAAGGCAAAGAGGTAGTTGGAATTATCAGCCGAACAGATATTAACCGACTAACTTTTGGAGCTTTGTTTGAAGGTCAGGACAATGCTGATGAAGCTATATTAGAAATGTTGAGCATTTCTCAGGTAATGACTTCAAAACCCAAAACGGTGTCACCTGATATGATTATTCGAGATTTGGCAGAAATTTTTGTAAAAGAAGATTTTCATGCTCTTCCTGTTGTTGACAACGGCGAACTGAAAGGAATAGTAACCACAACCGATGTCGTTAAATATTTTTTAGAACAATATGATTAA
- a CDS encoding murein hydrolase activator EnvC family protein produces MPKFLLSLVLICATTFVWAQDSQQEKLEQRKAQIQQEIRDNEKMLQSVRKKEKSAVNEYLIQANKIKLKEKLINTTAKQEKLISNDMYINQVQVNKLKKELKVLKEDYAEMILKSYKSRSEQSRAMFILSSESFLQAYKRAQYLKQYTAFRKNQGLEIQSKTAQLVDFNAKLDGQRQIKKKVIAENQKEKITLEAEKKEQQKLVNALKKDKNKIAADIKAKQSESKRIDKQIDRLIREAIAEANRKAAAERAKANPSSSEAKAPVSSSKIALTPEDKILAADFKANRGRLPWPVEKGFISLGYGDQPHPLHPSITVHNSGVEITTEDGASARAVFAGEVSKVIVLSPVNKAVVIQHGDYFTVYQNLSSVSVSQGDKVATKQTIGRVRTSGDTGKTIIKFLILQNTSNNNPEGWLQNR; encoded by the coding sequence ATGCCAAAATTTCTCCTAAGCCTAGTTTTAATTTGTGCCACTACATTTGTATGGGCGCAAGATTCTCAGCAAGAAAAACTGGAACAGCGTAAAGCTCAAATTCAGCAGGAAATCAGAGATAACGAAAAGATGTTGCAATCTGTTCGAAAAAAAGAGAAATCTGCTGTAAATGAATATTTAATTCAGGCGAATAAAATCAAGCTAAAAGAGAAATTAATCAATACGACGGCCAAACAAGAAAAGCTGATTAGTAATGATATGTACATTAATCAGGTTCAGGTAAATAAACTTAAAAAAGAACTAAAAGTTCTAAAAGAAGATTATGCAGAGATGATTTTAAAATCATACAAAAGCCGTTCTGAACAGAGCCGTGCGATGTTCATTTTGTCTTCTGAAAGTTTTTTACAAGCATATAAAAGAGCGCAATATCTGAAACAATACACTGCTTTTAGAAAAAATCAGGGTCTTGAGATTCAATCTAAAACAGCGCAATTAGTTGATTTTAATGCAAAACTGGATGGGCAAAGACAAATAAAAAAGAAAGTAATTGCCGAAAACCAGAAAGAGAAAATTACTCTGGAAGCAGAAAAAAAAGAACAGCAGAAATTAGTTAATGCACTTAAAAAAGATAAGAATAAAATTGCTGCCGATATTAAAGCGAAACAAAGCGAGTCAAAACGTATTGATAAACAAATTGATCGTTTAATTCGTGAAGCCATTGCAGAAGCCAATAGAAAAGCTGCTGCAGAGAGAGCAAAAGCTAATCCAAGTTCTAGCGAAGCTAAAGCACCAGTATCTTCTTCTAAAATTGCATTGACTCCAGAAGACAAAATTTTAGCTGCTGACTTTAAGGCAAACAGAGGAAGATTGCCTTGGCCAGTAGAAAAAGGATTTATTTCTCTTGGTTATGGAGATCAGCCGCACCCGCTGCACCCTTCAATCACCGTTCATAATTCTGGGGTCGAAATTACTACAGAAGATGGGGCAAGCGCAAGAGCAGTATTTGCTGGAGAAGTTTCTAAAGTTATCGTTTTATCGCCCGTAAATAAAGCAGTTGTAATCCAGCATGGTGACTATTTTACGGTATATCAGAACCTAAGTTCGGTTTCTGTGAGTCAGGGAGATAAAGTTGCAACTAAGCAAACTATCGGAAGAGTGAGAACAAGTGGAGATACAGGAAAAACAATTATCAAATTCCTGATTCTGCAAAATACATCGAATAATAATCCGGAAGGATGGCTGCAAAACAGATAG
- a CDS encoding sugar phosphate nucleotidyltransferase gives MKIIVPMAGRGSRLRPHTLTVPKPLIPVAGKSIVHRLVEDIAKILKEPIEEVAFILGDEAFFGDDVVASLQDLAKGLGAKASIYRQDQPLGTGHAIMCAKESLSGPAVIAYADTLIRADFELDPEADAVIWVKQVDQPEAFGVVKLNQNNEIIELVEKPKEFVSDLAVIGIYYFKEVGILRNELQNVLDNNIQNGGEYQINDGIKAMMANGKVFKTGSVDEWMDCGNKDVTVETNTRMLGFLHNDGEHLVDYGVTLENSTIIPPCYIGENVVLKNTTIGPNVSLGKGCHVSDSTIKNSLIQTYSQIKNAALDNAMIGNHVSYDGKFTSISIGDYAVLE, from the coding sequence ATGAAAATAATTGTGCCAATGGCAGGCCGCGGTTCAAGATTGAGGCCTCATACCTTAACAGTTCCTAAACCGTTAATTCCAGTTGCAGGAAAATCTATCGTACACCGTTTAGTTGAAGATATTGCCAAAATCTTGAAAGAACCAATTGAAGAAGTTGCGTTTATTTTAGGAGATGAAGCCTTCTTTGGTGATGATGTTGTAGCAAGTCTACAAGATTTGGCTAAAGGATTAGGGGCAAAAGCTTCAATCTATCGTCAAGATCAGCCACTAGGAACTGGGCACGCTATTATGTGTGCAAAAGAATCTCTTTCTGGTCCAGCTGTAATTGCTTATGCAGATACTCTAATTAGAGCAGATTTCGAATTGGATCCAGAGGCAGATGCCGTAATTTGGGTAAAACAAGTAGATCAGCCAGAAGCTTTTGGTGTTGTGAAACTGAACCAAAATAATGAAATTATAGAATTGGTTGAAAAGCCAAAAGAGTTCGTTAGCGATTTAGCCGTTATCGGAATCTATTATTTTAAAGAAGTTGGAATTTTAAGAAATGAACTTCAAAATGTTTTAGACAATAATATCCAAAATGGCGGAGAATACCAGATTAATGACGGTATCAAAGCGATGATGGCAAATGGAAAAGTTTTCAAAACAGGAAGTGTAGACGAATGGATGGATTGCGGTAATAAAGATGTTACTGTTGAAACAAATACAAGAATGCTTGGTTTTCTTCACAATGACGGAGAGCATTTAGTAGATTATGGTGTGACTTTAGAAAATTCAACAATTATTCCTCCTTGTTATATTGGAGAAAATGTTGTTCTAAAAAACACGACAATCGGACCAAATGTTTCTCTTGGAAAAGGATGCCACGTATCAGACAGTACAATCAAAAACAGTTTGATTCAGACTTATTCTCAAATCAAAAATGCTGCGTTAGATAACGCAATGATCGGGAACCATGTGAGTTACGACGGTAAATTTACGAGTATCAGCATTGGGGATTACGCTGTTTTAGAATAA
- the atpA gene encoding F0F1 ATP synthase subunit alpha translates to MAEIKPAEISAILRKQVEGFESGATLEEVGTVLQVGDGIARVYGLSNVQYGELVEFDNGMEGIVLNLEEDNVGVVLLGPSTGLKEGSTAKRTQRIASLKVGEQMVGRVVNTLGFPIDGKGPIGGDLYEMPLERKAPGVIFRQPVTEPLQTGVKAVDAMIPVGRGQRELVIGDRQTGKSTVCIDTILNQKEFYDAGKPVFCIYVAIGQKASTVAGIAKMLEEKGAMAYTVIVAANASDPAPMQVYAPFAGAAIGEYFRDSGRPALIVYDDLSKQAVAYREVSLLLRRPPGREAYPGDVFYLHSRLLERACKVIADDGIAKNMNDLPESIKGIVKGGGSLTALPIIETQAGDVSAYIPTNVISITDGQIFLDGDLFNSGVRPAINVGISVSRVGGNAQIKSMKKVSGTLKLDQAQFRELEAFAKFGSDLDSVTLNVIEKGKRNVEILKQGLNDPYTVENQVAIIYAGSKNLLRNVPVNKVKEFEADFLAYLNSKHKDTLNALKAGKLDDAITDVIEKAAKEVSAKYN, encoded by the coding sequence ATGGCGGAAATCAAACCTGCTGAAATTTCAGCAATATTAAGAAAGCAAGTAGAAGGTTTTGAATCTGGTGCTACGCTAGAGGAAGTAGGAACAGTACTTCAAGTTGGAGACGGTATTGCTCGTGTTTACGGGCTATCTAATGTACAATATGGAGAGTTAGTAGAATTTGATAACGGTATGGAAGGTATCGTATTGAATCTTGAGGAGGATAATGTTGGAGTTGTATTATTAGGACCATCAACTGGACTTAAAGAAGGATCTACAGCAAAAAGAACTCAACGTATTGCTTCTCTTAAAGTAGGTGAGCAAATGGTAGGACGTGTGGTTAACACTCTTGGTTTTCCAATCGATGGAAAAGGACCAATCGGTGGTGACTTATACGAAATGCCTTTAGAAAGAAAAGCACCTGGTGTTATCTTCCGTCAGCCAGTAACTGAGCCATTACAAACAGGTGTAAAAGCAGTTGATGCTATGATCCCAGTTGGTCGTGGACAGCGTGAGCTTGTTATTGGTGACCGTCAGACAGGTAAATCTACTGTTTGTATCGATACGATCTTAAATCAAAAAGAATTTTACGATGCAGGAAAACCTGTATTCTGTATATATGTTGCAATTGGGCAAAAAGCTTCAACTGTAGCAGGAATTGCAAAAATGTTAGAAGAAAAAGGAGCAATGGCTTATACAGTTATTGTTGCTGCTAATGCTTCTGACCCAGCTCCAATGCAAGTTTATGCTCCATTCGCTGGTGCTGCAATTGGAGAGTACTTCAGAGATTCTGGACGTCCAGCTCTTATCGTTTATGATGATTTGTCTAAACAAGCTGTTGCTTACCGTGAGGTTTCTCTTTTATTAAGAAGACCACCGGGACGTGAGGCTTACCCTGGAGACGTTTTCTACTTACACTCTCGTTTATTAGAGCGTGCTTGTAAAGTAATCGCTGATGATGGTATCGCTAAAAACATGAACGATTTACCAGAATCTATTAAAGGTATCGTAAAAGGTGGTGGTTCATTAACTGCTTTACCAATTATAGAAACTCAAGCTGGTGACGTTTCTGCATATATCCCAACAAACGTAATCTCTATTACAGATGGTCAGATTTTCCTTGATGGAGATTTGTTCAACTCTGGGGTTCGTCCTGCGATCAACGTAGGTATCTCTGTATCTCGTGTTGGAGGTAATGCACAGATTAAATCAATGAAAAAAGTTTCTGGAACTTTAAAATTAGACCAAGCTCAATTCCGTGAATTAGAGGCTTTCGCTAAATTTGGTTCTGACTTAGATTCTGTTACTTTAAACGTAATTGAAAAAGGAAAAAGAAACGTTGAGATCTTGAAACAAGGTTTAAATGATCCTTATACAGTTGAAAACCAAGTAGCGATTATCTACGCTGGTTCTAAAAACTTATTAAGAAATGTTCCTGTTAATAAAGTAAAAGAATTCGAAGCAGATTTCTTAGCTTACTTAAACAGCAAACATAAAGATACACTTAACGCTTTAAAAGCTGGTAAATTAGATGACGCTATTACAGATGTTATCGAAAAAGCAGCAAAAGAAGTTTCAGCAAAATATAACTAA